The following coding sequences are from one Virgibacillus necropolis window:
- a CDS encoding helix-turn-helix domain-containing protein — MNTENLFREGDMGKRIGANLRKYRKSKGMSMEALAKQIGVSKLTLIKIEHGEANPTLSVIWKIADGLKIPITALLSIESDVSVTRREEGLKLMSSDEVFVAEPLFRSHDFELYRGYLQPGSGYLSKAHQTGVMEFVTVMSGQLTMELDGDVYHLDEYDSIRFKGDTSHKYANPSSVLTVLHFVISYNNL; from the coding sequence ATGAATACAGAAAACCTTTTTAGAGAAGGAGATATGGGGAAGCGCATTGGTGCTAATCTACGGAAATATCGAAAAAGTAAAGGAATGAGTATGGAGGCCTTGGCAAAACAAATCGGGGTCAGTAAATTAACATTGATCAAGATCGAACACGGGGAGGCTAACCCTACATTATCCGTCATCTGGAAAATTGCCGACGGGTTAAAAATACCGATAACTGCATTATTATCAATTGAATCGGATGTCTCTGTTACCCGCAGGGAGGAAGGACTGAAACTGATGAGTTCCGATGAGGTGTTTGTCGCTGAGCCTTTATTTCGTTCCCATGACTTTGAACTATATCGTGGATACCTACAGCCTGGGAGTGGATATCTGTCGAAAGCACACCAAACGGGGGTGATGGAATTTGTTACAGTTATGTCCGGCCAACTGACTATGGAACTTGATGGAGATGTTTATCACTTGGATGAGTACGATTCTATTCGTTTTAAGGGAGATACTTCCCATAAGTATGCTAATCCATCTTCCGTCTTAACGGTTTTGCACTTTGTCATTTCTTATAATAATCTCTAA
- a CDS encoding AzlC family ABC transporter permease, with protein MDTKKRTVKTGFIEALPLAIAIAAYGLSYGVLATQANLSLASTIAMSLLVFSGSVQMVTVAMLASGATFTSVLFTSVLLNLRNLLYGAALAEGFAPAKKKWRWLLSFGVSDEPFVLGSARFQKHGPDPLYFGIVASTFYVAWIISSYIGAFIGGQIDPLKWGLDLAFPVTFVALLIPSLKEKPIIATALTAIIIATALEYLIPGNELTIIITGVLSPLVGLYLKRRSRDD; from the coding sequence ATGGATACAAAAAAGCGAACTGTTAAAACTGGTTTTATCGAAGCTTTACCGCTAGCAATAGCCATTGCGGCGTATGGTTTATCTTATGGTGTACTCGCAACTCAAGCCAATCTTAGTTTAGCGAGTACTATAGCTATGTCCTTATTGGTATTTTCAGGTTCCGTCCAAATGGTGACTGTCGCAATGTTGGCATCTGGAGCAACTTTTACAAGTGTTCTTTTCACCTCTGTTTTGTTAAATTTGCGCAATTTGTTATACGGGGCTGCCCTTGCTGAAGGTTTTGCTCCTGCCAAGAAAAAATGGAGATGGTTATTATCTTTTGGAGTATCAGACGAACCATTTGTCTTAGGTAGTGCAAGATTTCAAAAACATGGACCAGATCCTCTTTATTTTGGGATAGTTGCCAGTACCTTCTATGTTGCTTGGATTATCTCTTCATATATTGGAGCATTCATTGGAGGTCAAATTGATCCTCTGAAATGGGGATTAGACTTAGCTTTTCCAGTTACTTTTGTTGCGCTTCTTATCCCTTCATTGAAAGAAAAACCAATCATCGCAACCGCGCTAACTGCTATAATAATAGCCACTGCCCTTGAGTATTTAATACCGGGCAATGAATTAACGATCATCATAACAGGAGTTTTATCACCGCTTGTAGGTCTTTATTTAAAGAGGAGGTCAAGAGATGATTAA
- a CDS encoding AzlD domain-containing protein, translated as MINNWILIGLLSVSTYLSRVIGVEFMSGREMNPTLRMYFNYVPIAIISALIVNQILTPADGEIVISFPILIGCLATAITIKIINMFLPSVVIGIAIGILTRYFL; from the coding sequence ATGATTAATAATTGGATACTAATAGGATTATTATCCGTTTCTACCTATTTATCACGGGTCATCGGTGTGGAATTCATGTCAGGACGAGAGATGAATCCGACCTTACGTATGTATTTTAATTATGTTCCTATTGCAATTATATCAGCACTTATCGTGAATCAAATCTTAACACCAGCGGATGGAGAAATCGTTATTTCCTTTCCGATTCTTATAGGCTGTCTTGCCACAGCAATTACAATTAAAATCATAAATATGTTTCTTCCTTCCGTTGTGATTGGAATAGCAATTGGGATCTTAACGCGTTACTTCCTATAA